TCATTTTGCTCAGCATTGGTGAGTACTATTGGTAAACTTTAACCCAGTCAACACGCATCTCAACGGGTAGCTTGTCTTGATTTACTTCACCAACCCAGTTTCCGCCCAACTGTTGGTCAATCAAAAGGTAAAAGGGTTGATCGTATGGCCACTGAGAAGGGTCGACATCATTAATTCTTGGGTAAGTAAAGGTATCAACACCATTCACCTGAAATACGATGCGGTCGGGATACCAACTTATACCATATATATTATATGCTTCAGTGCTGACCGATGCTGTACCAAAATGTTTCGGATTCTCCTTTTGCCCCAGATCCAACGTATAATAGGAATGCGTGGTCTGGTATATGATATTGTCAAAATTAAGATGCTCCATAATATCGATTTCACCATTTCTAGGATATTTCCCATACTTGTCCAACTCCGCCAGCATCCACATGGCAGGCCATGCGCCTTTTGCACTTCCAAGCTTGGCTTTGATTTCTACGCGTCCGTACTGAAAAGCAAACTTCCCCTTGCTCCATATCCCGCCTGTCAAAAATGGTCTTGAATCGCTATTTTTGTCTGCATTTTTTATTCCTTTAAGAATTAACTCACCATTTTCCCATCCAAAACAGGCGTCATCCATGCTCATATGCCGATTCCAATCGGCTTCCCCTGCTGGAATCCGGGACCATTTACTACTATCTAGCTTTGGGGAATTGAAGTTTTCTTCCCATACCAGCTTCCATTCTTTAAGCTCACGATCCTTCTTTTGCATATACACATAAGGATATTCTTTTGGACTATAATGAACACTACATGCAGAAAACAGTAAGAAAAAACAACTTAGGCTTAGGACTCTCTTCATAATTAAAATAGTGGTTTCGCAAAAAATGATTTAGGCCTAAATTTAGACATAAATTACCATAACCGACAACTCCGCTAAAAATTAATAGAAACAAAGATTCAAACGCAAAAAATGAGATTGCGCAAACTCCTTAAAACATAGGGTGAGCATTTGCCGCGTTCTTAGGTACATCTTGCTGCGCGTCCCAATGCTCTACGATTT
The Sphingobacterium multivorum genome window above contains:
- a CDS encoding glycoside hydrolase family 16 protein, coding for MKRVLSLSCFFLLFSACSVHYSPKEYPYVYMQKKDRELKEWKLVWEENFNSPKLDSSKWSRIPAGEADWNRHMSMDDACFGWENGELILKGIKNADKNSDSRPFLTGGIWSKGKFAFQYGRVEIKAKLGSAKGAWPAMWMLAELDKYGKYPRNGEIDIMEHLNFDNIIYQTTHSYYTLDLGQKENPKHFGTASVSTEAYNIYGISWYPDRIVFQVNGVDTFTYPRINDVDPSQWPYDQPFYLLIDQQLGGNWVGEVNQDKLPVEMRVDWVKVYQ